A stretch of Chloroflexota bacterium DNA encodes these proteins:
- a CDS encoding DUF1353 domain-containing protein codes for MSEFTKILKVSPLGDGKNWILLEEFKYYDDKVKGNANEYYWIKVEPKFMTDFASVPPIFRSLVSKWGKHGNATVLHDYLYWTQQCTRKEADKIFKAAMEVFGVHPLRKTLIYLAVNWFGCFAWKGNIKLRERGFNRVAARLPDKATDTPDSLQA; via the coding sequence ATGAGCGAATTCACCAAAATACTGAAGGTTTCCCCTCTCGGTGACGGGAAAAATTGGATTCTTTTAGAAGAGTTCAAGTATTACGATGACAAGGTAAAAGGTAATGCTAACGAGTACTATTGGATTAAGGTTGAGCCTAAATTCATGACCGATTTCGCTAGTGTGCCTCCAATCTTTCGTTCACTTGTATCAAAATGGGGGAAGCACGGAAACGCAACAGTACTTCACGATTATTTGTACTGGACGCAGCAATGTACAAGGAAGGAAGCAGACAAGATATTCAAAGCAGCTATGGAGGTGTTTGGTGTACATCCTTTGAGGAAAACGCTTATCTACTTGGCAGTAAACTGGTTCGGTTGCTTCGCATGGAAAGGCAATATAAAACTAAGAGAGAGGGGGTTTAATAGGGTAGCTGCCAGGTTGCCTGATAAGGCTACTGATACGCCGGATTCACTTCAAGCTTAA
- a CDS encoding 4Fe-4S binding protein translates to MKIDVYESLAKALDHLPGGFPPTKSRVELQVLRKIFSPEEAQLAGYLTGTGEAVDVIAAKAGLPVEEIEERLNAMRIKGIIWGFEKDGIWKFRLAPFIVGIYESQWEVMDHEFSHLVEQYWNEGGMEGIMRYEPALHRVVPAQRAIKREIVLPYDDVKQLILQAKSFELRDCICRKQLDLVGNRQCEFPVRACLNFSVKEKPMGPHDITQEEALRLLDEVEEIGLVHTVSNVAAGVHYVCNCCGCCCAILRGITQFGIENSVAKANYYAVVEAEECNGCGICVERCQVGACSIEGDVLVVDLIRCIGCGLCVTGCPSEAVRLELKPYAEIITPPEDYNTWEQERLRNRDLLE, encoded by the coding sequence ATGAAAATTGATGTTTATGAGAGTCTGGCGAAAGCCCTAGACCACCTACCCGGAGGCTTTCCGCCAACCAAATCGCGTGTTGAACTGCAAGTCCTCAGGAAGATATTCTCACCGGAGGAGGCCCAACTGGCCGGTTACCTGACTGGCACCGGTGAAGCAGTCGATGTCATAGCAGCAAAAGCCGGCCTACCGGTGGAAGAAATCGAAGAAAGACTCAATGCCATGCGTATTAAAGGCATTATATGGGGCTTTGAGAAGGATGGGATATGGAAATTCCGGTTAGCACCGTTTATCGTGGGGATTTATGAATCACAATGGGAAGTTATGGACCATGAATTCAGTCACCTTGTTGAACAATACTGGAACGAGGGCGGTATGGAGGGAATAATGCGTTATGAGCCAGCATTACATCGCGTTGTTCCCGCACAGCGGGCTATAAAAAGGGAAATAGTATTGCCCTACGATGATGTAAAGCAACTGATATTGCAGGCCAAGTCATTCGAATTGCGTGACTGCATTTGCCGAAAACAGCTGGACTTAGTAGGAAACCGCCAATGTGAATTTCCAGTAAGAGCCTGCCTGAACTTTTCCGTGAAAGAAAAACCCATGGGGCCACATGATATCACTCAGGAAGAGGCTCTCCGGCTGCTTGACGAGGTGGAAGAAATAGGTCTGGTTCACACTGTTAGCAATGTGGCTGCAGGTGTCCACTACGTATGCAACTGTTGTGGGTGCTGCTGCGCTATTTTAAGGGGGATAACACAGTTCGGCATTGAAAATTCCGTTGCCAAAGCGAATTATTATGCGGTGGTTGAAGCCGAAGAGTGCAATGGTTGTGGCATATGCGTGGAGCGATGTCAGGTAGGTGCCTGCTCAATAGAGGGCGATGTTCTGGTGGTTGACCTGATAAGGTGTATCGGCTGTGGTCTCTGTGTTACCGGTTGTCCAAGCGAAGCGGTGAGGCTCGAGTTAAAGCCTTATGCAGAGATAATAACGCCTCCCGAGGACTACAATACCTGGGAACAAGAACGGCTTCGCAACCGCGACCTGTTAGAATAA
- a CDS encoding winged helix-turn-helix domain-containing protein, with amino-acid sequence MRVNQRRSDVEIIAEMLRIGLNSAPKTKIMYSANMSYSQMRKYLHFLTSQGYFDSVRADNLSVTYQATERGLNLLKSIDGFIEILGLNDD; translated from the coding sequence TGTTGAAATAATTGCCGAGATGCTGAGAATAGGTCTGAATAGCGCCCCAAAAACAAAGATCATGTACAGCGCCAATATGAGCTATAGTCAGATGAGGAAATACTTACATTTCTTAACAAGTCAAGGTTACTTTGACAGTGTTAGAGCAGATAATCTATCAGTAACTTATCAGGCGACTGAGAGAGGTTTGAATTTACTTAAGAGTATTGACGGCTTTATTGAGATACTCGGGTTAAATGATGATTAG